The following coding sequences are from one Rathayibacter sp. SW19 window:
- the argC gene encoding N-acetyl-gamma-glutamyl-phosphate reductase has protein sequence MTLSVAVAGASGYAGGELLRILAQHPDFHVRTVTAHSNAGQSLAVHQPQLRSLADLTLVETSAENLSGHDVVFLALPHGASGAITAALDADPANAHTLIVDCGADHRLTDPSDWATYYGGDYHAAWAYGVPELPTVTGKLRDGLAGATRIAAPGCNASAVSLAIAPGIKAGLVEETDIVAMLAVGPSGAGKKLAPMYLASEIMGSASPYAVGGTHRHIPEILQNLRLAGATAPTVSFTPVLVPMARGILATVSARIVPGTTPEQLRAAWEDTYRGERFVHVLEEGRMPRTADTVGANTALIGIAVDEAVGRVIAVLALDNLAKGTAGAAIQSANIALGLPEQSGLSVDGVAP, from the coding sequence ATGACTCTCTCTGTCGCCGTTGCCGGCGCTTCGGGGTACGCCGGGGGAGAACTCCTCCGCATCCTGGCGCAGCATCCCGACTTCCACGTGCGCACCGTCACCGCGCACTCGAACGCCGGGCAATCGCTGGCCGTTCACCAACCCCAGCTACGGTCATTGGCAGACCTCACCCTCGTCGAGACCTCGGCTGAGAACCTTTCCGGCCACGACGTGGTCTTCCTCGCCCTCCCGCACGGGGCGTCCGGCGCCATCACGGCCGCCCTCGATGCAGATCCGGCCAACGCTCACACCCTGATCGTCGACTGCGGGGCCGATCATCGCCTCACCGACCCATCCGACTGGGCGACCTATTACGGCGGCGACTATCACGCGGCGTGGGCCTACGGCGTGCCCGAGCTGCCGACCGTCACAGGCAAGCTACGTGACGGGCTCGCCGGCGCCACGCGCATCGCGGCACCCGGATGCAACGCCAGCGCGGTCTCGCTCGCGATCGCTCCCGGCATCAAAGCGGGGCTGGTCGAGGAGACGGACATCGTCGCCATGCTCGCCGTCGGCCCGTCCGGTGCGGGCAAGAAGCTGGCGCCGATGTATCTGGCCAGTGAGATCATGGGGTCCGCATCACCGTACGCGGTCGGCGGAACGCATCGGCACATCCCGGAGATCCTGCAGAACCTGCGGCTGGCGGGCGCGACCGCGCCGACCGTATCGTTCACCCCGGTGCTGGTGCCGATGGCACGCGGCATCCTCGCCACCGTCAGCGCGCGCATTGTGCCGGGGACCACACCGGAACAACTGCGCGCAGCATGGGAAGACACCTATCGGGGCGAGAGATTCGTACACGTTCTCGAAGAGGGGCGGATGCCGCGCACCGCCGACACCGTCGGCGCGAACACCGCGCTGATCGGCATCGCCGTCGACGAGGCGGTCGGCCGGGTCATTGCCGTTCTGGCATTGGACAATCTGGCCAAAGGCACCGCTGGGGCCGCAATCCAATCGGCGAACATCGCGCTCGGCCTGCCGGAACAATCCGGCCTCAGTGTGGATGGAGTAGCGCCATGA
- the argJ gene encoding bifunctional glutamate N-acetyltransferase/amino-acid acetyltransferase ArgJ has product MSVTTPAGFEASGVSAGLKTSGKPDLALVVNRGPLQSAAIVFTGNRAKANPILWSQQVASDGVVSAIVLNSGGANCFTGAEGFQTTHATAEAVAAGLGTSAGDVLVCSTGLIGEQLDRGKLLDGVAAAIAALRPDGGADAAAAIMTTDTVPKTATHAGAGWSIGAIAKGAGMLAPGLATMLVVITTDAVLNAQQLDTALRGATRVTFDRLDSDGCMSTNDQVTLLASGASAVQPELAEFTSALTAVCGSLAEQLQADAEGASHDIRIEVVGAVSEAEAVEVGRSVARNNLFKTAIFGNDPNWGRVLAAIGTTAAEFDPYRVDVSMNGVRVCHDGAPDEPRDQVDLKPRAVTVLIDLQVGAAQATILTNDLTHDYVHENSAYAS; this is encoded by the coding sequence ATGAGTGTGACCACGCCAGCAGGATTCGAGGCGAGTGGTGTTTCTGCCGGTCTGAAGACCAGCGGGAAGCCGGACCTTGCCCTGGTGGTGAACCGCGGCCCGCTGCAGTCCGCCGCCATCGTCTTCACCGGCAACCGGGCTAAGGCGAATCCCATTCTGTGGTCTCAGCAGGTCGCCTCCGACGGCGTCGTATCGGCCATCGTGCTCAACTCCGGCGGAGCGAATTGCTTCACCGGCGCAGAGGGCTTCCAGACGACGCACGCCACGGCAGAGGCCGTCGCGGCGGGGCTGGGCACCTCCGCGGGCGACGTGCTGGTCTGCTCGACAGGGTTGATCGGCGAGCAACTCGATCGCGGAAAACTTCTCGACGGCGTCGCAGCGGCGATCGCGGCGCTGCGCCCCGACGGCGGTGCGGATGCAGCTGCAGCAATCATGACGACCGATACCGTCCCGAAGACGGCGACCCATGCGGGGGCCGGGTGGAGCATCGGCGCTATCGCGAAGGGCGCCGGCATGCTGGCGCCGGGGCTCGCAACGATGCTGGTCGTGATCACAACGGACGCCGTGCTGAACGCCCAGCAACTCGACACTGCCCTGCGCGGGGCAACCCGGGTCACCTTCGATCGACTGGACAGCGACGGCTGCATGTCCACGAACGACCAGGTCACGCTGCTGGCCTCAGGAGCTTCAGCTGTTCAACCGGAGCTCGCCGAATTCACGAGCGCGCTCACCGCGGTGTGCGGTTCTCTCGCCGAGCAGTTGCAGGCCGACGCGGAGGGCGCGAGTCACGACATCCGGATCGAAGTTGTCGGCGCGGTCAGCGAGGCCGAGGCCGTCGAGGTCGGGCGCTCAGTCGCCCGCAACAACCTGTTCAAAACGGCGATCTTCGGCAATGACCCGAACTGGGGACGCGTGCTTGCGGCAATCGGCACGACTGCTGCCGAGTTCGATCCGTATCGCGTGGATGTCTCGATGAACGGCGTGCGGGTCTGTCACGACGGTGCCCCGGATGAACCACGCGATCAGGTCGACTTGAAGCCCCGCGCGGTCACCGTGCTGATCGACCTACAGGTCGGGGCCGCACAGGCGACAATTCTGACCAACGACCTCACGCACGACTATGTGCATGAGAACAGCGCGTACGCAAGTTGA
- the argB gene encoding acetylglutamate kinase, which produces MPQEPAAAFDRSQLHPADKAATLIESLPWLKRFHHQIIVVKFGGNAMVSPELQKAFAEDMVYLRYAGIKPVVVHGGGPQISAMLQRLGIESEFRGGYRVTTPEAMEVVRMVLTGQISRDLVGHINEHGPLAAGISGEDAGLLLARKRSVVIDGESVDLGQVGDIVGVDPEAVHAQLRAGRIPVVSSIAPDIDHPGDSLNVNADAAAAALAIALGAAKLVILTDVAGLYRNWPDRDSLVSKIDLDDLRGLLPTLESGMIPKMTACVDAVDGGVAKAAIIDGRVPHSILLEIFTQSGIGTEVVPA; this is translated from the coding sequence GTGCCGCAGGAACCAGCCGCCGCGTTCGACCGCTCACAGCTGCACCCAGCCGACAAGGCCGCAACGCTGATCGAATCGCTGCCGTGGCTGAAGCGCTTCCACCACCAGATCATCGTCGTGAAGTTCGGTGGAAACGCCATGGTCAGCCCGGAGTTGCAGAAGGCGTTCGCGGAGGACATGGTCTACCTGCGCTATGCCGGGATCAAACCCGTCGTCGTGCACGGGGGCGGGCCGCAGATTTCGGCCATGCTGCAGCGGCTCGGTATCGAAAGCGAATTCCGTGGCGGCTATCGTGTCACGACGCCTGAGGCGATGGAGGTCGTGCGCATGGTGCTGACCGGCCAGATCAGTCGTGACCTGGTGGGGCACATCAACGAGCACGGCCCGCTCGCGGCCGGGATTTCGGGTGAGGACGCCGGCTTGCTTCTGGCACGAAAACGTTCGGTGGTGATCGACGGCGAGAGCGTCGACCTCGGCCAGGTGGGTGACATCGTCGGGGTGGACCCCGAGGCAGTGCACGCCCAGTTGCGCGCCGGCCGCATCCCGGTGGTCTCATCCATCGCCCCAGACATCGACCATCCAGGCGACTCACTGAACGTGAACGCGGATGCGGCGGCCGCGGCACTCGCGATCGCGCTCGGCGCCGCAAAGCTTGTCATTCTCACCGACGTCGCCGGGCTCTACCGGAATTGGCCGGACCGGGATTCGCTCGTGTCTAAGATCGATCTCGATGACCTTCGCGGGCTCCTGCCCACCCTGGAATCGGGCATGATTCCGAAAATGACGGCCTGTGTGGACGCCGTTGACGGGGGAGTGGCCAAGGCAGCCATTATCGACGGACGGGTGCCGCACTCGATCCTTCTCGAGATCTTCACCCAAAGCGGCATCGGTACGGAGGTAGTTCCAGCGTGA
- a CDS encoding acetylornithine transaminase, whose product MRSLAMPQLLLTRGEGCYVWDGDGKEYLDFLAGIAVNALGHAHPVLVDAVSRQIATLAHVSNYFATPPELELAERLVRLTGAVDGRVFFGNSGAEANEAAFKLARLNNAGGTKRRILALNNSFHGRTMGSMALTGKPHMREPFEPMPAGVEHIDTTLDALEAAFDEHVAALFVEPIKGEAGVLDLPDGFLKRARVLSKQYGALLIVDEIQTGIGRTGRWFGFQHAEIVPDAITLAKGLAGGVPIGALVTFGRASELFSAGQHGSTFGGNPLATAAGNAVLGEIENAELVQNAAVRGAELRALIRGLHSPLVGELRGAGLLVGIGLTQPVAGALVAAALEHGLIVNAPNASTIRLAPPLIIGDAELAEFGRRFAAALATLAPSAHDNSLQKAPR is encoded by the coding sequence ATGCGCTCACTCGCCATGCCGCAGTTGCTGCTGACGCGCGGTGAAGGCTGCTACGTCTGGGACGGCGACGGCAAAGAATATCTCGACTTCCTTGCCGGGATCGCCGTCAACGCGCTCGGCCACGCGCATCCGGTTCTGGTGGATGCCGTGTCACGCCAAATAGCCACTCTCGCGCACGTCTCCAACTACTTCGCCACTCCGCCGGAATTGGAGCTGGCGGAAAGGCTGGTCCGGTTGACCGGTGCCGTTGACGGCCGCGTGTTCTTCGGCAACTCCGGCGCCGAGGCTAACGAGGCCGCCTTCAAGCTCGCCCGGCTGAACAATGCGGGCGGCACGAAACGACGCATCCTGGCGCTGAACAATTCGTTCCATGGCCGCACCATGGGCTCGATGGCGTTGACCGGCAAACCGCACATGCGCGAACCGTTCGAACCGATGCCAGCCGGCGTCGAGCACATCGACACGACCCTCGACGCATTGGAGGCGGCATTCGATGAGCATGTCGCGGCGCTGTTCGTCGAACCGATCAAGGGTGAGGCAGGTGTGCTCGACCTCCCGGACGGCTTCTTGAAACGAGCGCGCGTTCTGAGCAAGCAATACGGCGCCCTGTTGATCGTGGACGAGATCCAGACCGGTATCGGCCGAACCGGACGGTGGTTCGGTTTTCAGCATGCCGAGATCGTGCCGGACGCGATCACGCTCGCAAAAGGCCTCGCCGGGGGTGTTCCGATCGGAGCGCTTGTGACGTTCGGCCGTGCGTCAGAGTTGTTCAGCGCGGGTCAGCACGGTTCGACGTTCGGCGGCAATCCGCTGGCCACGGCGGCCGGTAACGCTGTGCTCGGTGAGATCGAAAATGCCGAGCTCGTCCAGAATGCCGCCGTGCGCGGCGCAGAGTTGCGCGCACTCATCCGCGGCCTGCACTCACCGCTGGTCGGTGAGTTGCGCGGTGCGGGTCTGCTGGTCGGCATCGGTCTCACGCAGCCGGTCGCCGGCGCTCTTGTGGCTGCTGCCCTCGAACACGGACTCATTGTGAACGCGCCGAACGCGTCCACCATCCGGCTGGCACCGCCGCTGATCATCGGCGACGCCGAGCTTGCGGAGTTCGGCCGACGATTCGCCGCCGCGCTTGCAACGCTCGCACCCTCAGCTCACGACAACTCACTCCAGAAAGCACCCCGATGA
- the argF gene encoding ornithine carbamoyltransferase has product MTRHFLRDDDITPAEQAEILALAAELKRDRYAVAPLAGPQTVAVIFDKSSTRTRVSFAVGIADLGGSPLIISTANSQLGGKETPSDTARVLERMVAAIVWRTYGQAGLEEMARGTTVPVVNALSDDFHPCQLLADLLTITQKRGALAGTTITFLGDGASNMGQSYALAGVTAGMHVRIASPIEYAPSASVVADADAIAPRTGGSVALYTDPLEAVAGSDVVVTDTWVSMGREEEKAHRLTAFGAYKVTNELMALAKPDALFMHCLPADRGYEVDADVIDGPQSVVWDEAENRLHAQKALLVWLLAQNARNAQTGEAAE; this is encoded by the coding sequence ATGACACGACACTTCCTGCGCGACGACGACATCACCCCGGCAGAACAGGCGGAGATCCTGGCACTGGCCGCTGAGCTCAAACGCGATCGCTACGCGGTCGCTCCCTTGGCAGGCCCGCAGACCGTCGCTGTGATCTTCGACAAGTCATCGACACGCACCCGGGTGTCATTCGCGGTGGGGATCGCCGATCTGGGCGGTAGCCCGCTGATCATTAGCACCGCGAACAGCCAGCTCGGCGGCAAAGAGACTCCATCGGACACGGCCAGGGTGCTGGAGCGGATGGTCGCGGCGATCGTCTGGCGCACGTATGGTCAGGCCGGGCTCGAGGAGATGGCGCGCGGCACGACCGTGCCGGTCGTCAACGCGCTCTCGGATGATTTCCACCCCTGTCAGCTGCTGGCTGACCTTTTGACGATCACCCAGAAGCGCGGCGCGCTTGCCGGTACGACGATCACCTTCCTCGGCGACGGTGCGTCCAACATGGGCCAGTCGTACGCGCTGGCGGGCGTGACGGCCGGCATGCACGTTCGCATCGCATCTCCGATCGAATATGCGCCGAGCGCAAGCGTGGTCGCCGACGCGGACGCGATCGCCCCGCGAACAGGCGGATCCGTTGCCCTCTACACCGATCCGCTCGAGGCTGTTGCCGGCTCCGACGTCGTGGTGACCGACACGTGGGTCTCGATGGGGCGCGAAGAGGAGAAGGCGCATCGACTCACCGCGTTCGGCGCGTACAAGGTGACGAACGAGCTGATGGCGTTGGCGAAGCCAGATGCGCTGTTCATGCACTGTCTGCCGGCCGATCGCGGCTATGAGGTCGACGCCGACGTGATCGACGGCCCGCAGAGCGTCGTCTGGGACGAGGCGGAGAATCGCCTGCATGCTCAGAAGGCGCTGCTTGTGTGGCTGCTGGCGCAGAACGCACGGAATGCACAGACCGGGGAGGCTGCGGAATGA
- the argH gene encoding argininosuccinate lyase, producing the protein MTELPSPNRAGQAGALWGARFAGGPSPELAALSKSTQFDWQLAKYDIAGSQAHARALAAAGYLTAAELSAMHDALEQLRADVETGAFVALASDEDVHGALERGLIERAGAQLGGKLRAGRSRNDQIATLIRLYLRDHAGVIADQVIRLIDALSAQAEAHHGAVMPGRTHLQHAQPVLLSHHLLAHCWPLMRDLERISDWDGRANVSPYGSGALAGSTLGLDAAAVAHDLGFTRSVQNSIDGTASRDIVAEFAFITAQIGIDLSRFAEEIILWNTREFGFVTLDDGYSTGSSIMPQKKNPDIAELARGKSGRLIGNLTGLLATLKGLPLAYNRDLQEDKEPVFDSVTTLEVLLPAFTGMVATMQFHTERMAQLAPTGFSLATDVAEWLVKQRVPFRDAHEITGRLVKFAEENGLELSDVEDSALARISPLLTPEVRGILTVEGSVASRDGIGGTAPVRVAEQRAELIEQLRVLAAGFEAARVARSR; encoded by the coding sequence ATGACCGAATTGCCATCGCCGAATCGCGCCGGACAGGCAGGAGCACTCTGGGGAGCCCGGTTCGCCGGCGGACCCTCGCCCGAATTGGCCGCGCTGAGCAAGTCGACGCAGTTCGACTGGCAACTGGCGAAGTACGACATCGCTGGTTCCCAGGCACACGCCCGCGCGTTGGCCGCCGCGGGCTATCTGACTGCGGCGGAACTGTCCGCCATGCACGATGCCTTGGAGCAACTGCGGGCGGATGTCGAGACCGGCGCGTTCGTCGCGCTCGCCTCCGACGAGGACGTGCACGGCGCCCTCGAACGCGGTTTGATCGAACGCGCTGGTGCCCAGCTCGGCGGCAAGCTGCGCGCAGGACGAAGCAGAAACGATCAGATCGCCACCTTGATCCGGCTGTACCTGCGTGATCATGCCGGCGTGATCGCCGACCAGGTGATCAGGCTGATCGACGCTCTTTCGGCGCAGGCCGAAGCGCACCACGGCGCCGTGATGCCGGGGCGCACGCACCTGCAGCACGCGCAGCCGGTGCTGCTGTCCCATCACCTGCTCGCGCACTGCTGGCCGCTGATGCGTGATCTGGAGCGCATCAGCGATTGGGATGGGCGCGCAAACGTTTCACCGTATGGCTCCGGCGCTCTGGCCGGCAGCACACTCGGGCTGGATGCCGCCGCCGTCGCGCACGATCTCGGTTTCACCCGCAGCGTGCAGAATTCCATTGACGGAACTGCCTCGCGTGACATCGTCGCAGAGTTCGCCTTCATCACCGCGCAGATCGGCATCGACCTGTCGCGGTTCGCAGAGGAGATCATCCTCTGGAATACCCGCGAGTTCGGTTTCGTGACGCTCGACGACGGCTACTCCACAGGCTCTTCGATCATGCCGCAGAAGAAGAACCCCGACATCGCCGAATTGGCTCGCGGCAAATCCGGCCGGCTGATCGGCAACCTGACCGGGCTCTTAGCCACCTTGAAGGGGTTGCCGCTGGCGTACAACCGCGATTTGCAGGAGGACAAAGAGCCGGTCTTCGACTCGGTGACGACACTCGAGGTGCTGCTTCCGGCGTTCACCGGCATGGTTGCGACCATGCAGTTTCACACCGAGCGGATGGCACAGCTTGCGCCGACCGGCTTCTCGCTCGCTACGGATGTTGCAGAGTGGCTGGTCAAGCAGCGCGTGCCGTTCCGTGATGCGCACGAGATCACCGGAAGGCTGGTGAAGTTCGCCGAGGAGAACGGGCTCGAGTTGAGTGACGTCGAAGATTCCGCGCTCGCACGCATCTCGCCGCTGTTGACGCCTGAGGTGCGCGGCATCCTCACCGTGGAAGGCTCCGTGGCCAGTCGCGACGGAATCGGAGGAACTGCTCCCGTACGCGTCGCAGAACAGCGAGCCGAGCTGATCGAGCAGCTGCGTGTGCTGGCCGCCGGGTTCGAGGCCGCGCGCGTGGCTCGCAGCCGATGA
- a CDS encoding DNA-3-methyladenine glycosylase — translation MTTAPTRAGVFDRDFFQNDAVTVAPQLLGALLSHESEDGVVTVRITEVEAYLGDGTDPGSHAFRGKTARNAVMFGEPGHFYAYFSYGMHVCGNVVCSPNGHASGVLLRGAEVVDGIELARARRGPKVRDRDLARGPARLVVSTGIALTDNGVDLLTPPFQLRMPPAPVSISTGPRTGVGGPGGGSAYPWRFWITGDPFVSPYKRSPRASE, via the coding sequence ATGACGACGGCTCCGACGCGCGCAGGGGTCTTCGATCGCGACTTCTTCCAGAATGACGCCGTCACGGTTGCCCCCCAGCTGCTGGGCGCATTGTTGAGTCACGAGAGCGAAGACGGCGTCGTGACGGTGCGGATCACCGAGGTCGAGGCCTACCTCGGTGACGGCACAGATCCCGGTTCGCACGCCTTCCGCGGCAAGACGGCACGCAATGCCGTGATGTTCGGCGAGCCCGGCCACTTCTACGCGTATTTCAGCTATGGCATGCACGTGTGCGGCAACGTCGTGTGCTCGCCGAACGGGCACGCATCCGGAGTTCTGTTGCGCGGTGCAGAGGTGGTCGATGGCATTGAACTCGCCCGTGCACGGCGTGGCCCAAAGGTGCGCGACCGTGATCTGGCCCGCGGCCCGGCACGACTCGTCGTGTCGACCGGGATCGCCTTGACGGACAACGGCGTCGATCTTCTGACGCCGCCGTTCCAACTGCGGATGCCGCCGGCTCCGGTCTCGATCAGCACGGGCCCGCGCACGGGGGTGGGCGGCCCCGGTGGGGGGAGTGCCTATCCGTGGCGGTTCTGGATCACGGGAGACCCGTTCGTTTCGCCGTACAAACGGAGCCCGCGGGCGAGCGAGTAG
- a CDS encoding DNA-binding protein — MFVITADQVDSRTHEDLAGAARARINRDHGSSLLLPADRNAGDEIQMLTDDAATALQLALELTRDGDWSVGLGLGDVRRPLPAATREASGGAFFAARNAVDNAKKARTRFALRAEGVADCVVNASDVEALIDLVMILRARRTPAGWELYDLLRTGITQQDAATQLSISAPAASARAQAAQLKAENASIPALTKLLHDLHRSLMPPGSESDIETDASA, encoded by the coding sequence ATGTTCGTCATCACCGCAGATCAGGTAGACAGTCGCACCCATGAGGATTTGGCCGGCGCAGCCCGCGCGCGAATCAACCGGGACCACGGCTCGTCGTTGCTGTTGCCAGCCGACCGCAACGCCGGCGACGAGATCCAGATGTTGACCGATGACGCGGCGACCGCACTGCAACTCGCCCTCGAACTCACCCGCGACGGCGACTGGAGCGTCGGACTCGGGCTCGGCGATGTGCGACGCCCGCTGCCGGCCGCGACACGTGAGGCCAGCGGGGGTGCTTTCTTCGCTGCCCGCAATGCCGTAGACAACGCGAAGAAGGCACGCACTCGGTTCGCACTGCGCGCCGAAGGAGTTGCCGACTGCGTTGTGAATGCGAGCGACGTCGAAGCACTCATCGACCTCGTGATGATTCTCCGCGCCCGGCGCACGCCGGCCGGATGGGAACTCTACGACTTGCTGCGAACCGGGATCACCCAGCAGGATGCCGCGACGCAGCTCTCCATTTCCGCCCCGGCCGCGAGCGCGCGCGCTCAAGCAGCGCAGCTCAAGGCGGAGAACGCGTCCATTCCCGCGCTCACTAAGCTATTGCACGATCTTCATCGTTCACTCATGCCGCCTGGCAGTGAATCCGACATCGAAACGGACGCATCCGCATGA